A genome region from Maridesulfovibrio salexigens DSM 2638 includes the following:
- a CDS encoding efflux RND transporter permease subunit has protein sequence MDFVKFSIEKPVSVLVGVILLVLFGGLALSGLPYQLSPSVTEPEITVETSWTGATPYEIERDIIEEQEKVLKGVTGLMEMESECFDSFGRISLRFKIGTNIDDALLRVSNKLNEVKKYPSDSDRPVISATGASASPVIWMILRTLPDNKHHINEYATYFEDDVRQYLERVDGVADLFVGGGTENEMHIIIAPEKLAAYNLTIDKVTKVLQSENANVSAGNLGVGRRDYRIRTTSEFKTPEEIESVVITSSGQQRVTIGDVGKVVPGFEKQTVSMLHNGIPGMAIGVKPEPGSNVLEVTKNVRKVVEDLNAEVLADKGIFLDWVYDQAPYINGAIDLVKQNIIIGGVLAVIVLLIFLQSFSATIIVAIAIPISVVGSFIVFGGLGRTLNIVSMSGISFAVGMLVDNAIVVLENIDRHRGMGKRPYNAAYDGASEVWGAVLASTLTTVAVFLPVVFIEEEAGQLFKDIAIAVTCAISLSMFVSISVIPMLAKQFYSLSKRKKKVKKNILTGIGAKFSDAIMGLLSLAIRNWVTRLSTVAILVAASALLVISFFPKMEYLPQGNRNLVLSILIPPPGLSFEERDSIGEYIAAQTKPHMEAEKDGFPQIESLFYVSAPDINLFGAISKDEDRPAAMIPLFNRIMNSIPGMFGVSIQASIFETGLGKGRMVAVDFSGPELPKLMAAAGTMFGMAREAIPGGQVRPIPSLEMLYPEVRIVPDRDRLRAAGMSSQEIGEALDVLMDGRKIGDYKEEGKKKIDLKLMASGKRVSTPEDLYESLVATPQGWAVPVSSLSHLERTYGITQIRHLERQRTVTLQITPPKSMPLEQAMDIVQNQLIPKVKEMGLMDGVNVRMSGAADKLTQTREAMQWNFLLAVVITYLLMAALFGNFIYPFIILLTVPLAGAGGFLGLKLENLFIAPQPLDVLTMLGFVILIGVVVNNAILIVHQSLNNVRNEGMEHREAVLEATRSRLRPIYMSATTSIFGMLPLAIAPGPGSELYRGLGAVVLGGLALSTVFTVFMIPALLMFFIKMEKIGGGEVEA, from the coding sequence ATGGATTTTGTAAAATTTTCAATCGAAAAGCCGGTATCTGTTCTGGTTGGGGTTATTCTGCTGGTTCTATTCGGCGGTCTGGCTCTTTCCGGTTTGCCTTATCAGCTTTCTCCTTCGGTTACCGAGCCGGAAATTACAGTTGAAACCTCATGGACCGGTGCTACTCCTTATGAGATCGAACGCGATATCATTGAAGAGCAGGAAAAAGTGCTTAAGGGTGTCACCGGACTCATGGAAATGGAGTCCGAATGCTTTGACAGTTTCGGGCGTATTTCACTGCGTTTTAAGATAGGCACTAACATTGATGATGCTTTGCTCAGGGTTTCCAACAAGCTGAACGAAGTTAAGAAATATCCTTCAGACTCAGACAGGCCGGTTATTTCCGCCACCGGTGCTTCAGCATCTCCGGTTATCTGGATGATCCTGCGCACTCTGCCGGATAACAAGCATCATATCAATGAATACGCCACTTATTTTGAAGATGACGTTCGTCAGTATCTTGAGCGTGTTGACGGTGTTGCCGACCTGTTTGTGGGTGGTGGTACCGAAAATGAAATGCATATCATCATCGCTCCCGAAAAACTGGCTGCCTACAACCTGACCATTGATAAGGTGACTAAGGTTCTGCAAAGCGAGAACGCTAACGTTTCCGCCGGTAACCTCGGTGTTGGACGCCGTGATTATCGAATTCGCACTACCTCTGAATTCAAGACTCCCGAGGAAATCGAGAGTGTTGTTATCACTTCCTCCGGTCAGCAGCGAGTGACCATTGGTGATGTCGGTAAGGTTGTGCCCGGATTTGAAAAGCAGACCGTTTCAATGCTCCATAACGGTATCCCCGGTATGGCTATCGGTGTTAAGCCTGAACCCGGCTCCAACGTTCTGGAAGTAACCAAGAACGTACGCAAAGTTGTAGAAGATCTTAACGCAGAAGTACTGGCCGACAAAGGAATCTTCCTCGACTGGGTTTATGATCAGGCACCTTACATCAACGGTGCAATTGATCTCGTTAAGCAGAACATCATTATCGGTGGTGTGCTTGCGGTCATAGTGCTGCTCATCTTTTTGCAGTCTTTTTCAGCTACCATCATTGTAGCAATTGCTATCCCTATTTCCGTTGTCGGTTCATTCATCGTCTTCGGCGGGTTGGGCCGGACACTGAACATTGTAAGTATGTCCGGTATTTCTTTTGCTGTCGGTATGCTGGTGGATAACGCCATTGTTGTCCTTGAAAATATTGACCGTCACCGCGGTATGGGCAAGCGCCCATACAATGCCGCTTATGACGGAGCCAGTGAAGTCTGGGGAGCTGTTCTAGCTTCGACCCTGACTACTGTTGCGGTATTCCTTCCGGTCGTCTTCATTGAAGAGGAAGCAGGGCAGTTGTTCAAGGATATCGCCATTGCGGTTACCTGCGCTATTTCCCTGTCCATGTTTGTGTCCATCTCAGTTATTCCTATGCTGGCCAAGCAGTTTTATTCCCTCTCCAAGCGTAAGAAGAAGGTCAAAAAGAATATCCTCACCGGAATTGGCGCCAAGTTTTCCGATGCCATCATGGGATTACTCAGCTTGGCTATCCGTAACTGGGTAACACGTCTTTCTACTGTAGCAATTTTGGTCGCAGCTTCAGCCCTGCTGGTAATTTCCTTCTTCCCGAAGATGGAATACCTGCCGCAGGGTAACCGAAATCTGGTTCTTTCAATTCTTATCCCACCGCCGGGTCTTTCTTTTGAAGAACGCGATTCCATCGGTGAATATATTGCCGCCCAGACTAAGCCCCATATGGAAGCTGAGAAGGATGGCTTTCCGCAGATTGAAAGTTTGTTCTATGTTTCCGCACCGGATATCAACCTTTTCGGTGCTATTTCAAAAGACGAGGATCGTCCTGCGGCTATGATTCCGCTTTTTAACCGGATCATGAACTCAATTCCCGGTATGTTCGGGGTTAGTATTCAGGCTTCGATCTTTGAAACTGGTCTTGGTAAAGGGCGTATGGTTGCTGTTGATTTCAGCGGACCGGAACTTCCCAAGCTTATGGCTGCAGCCGGAACAATGTTCGGCATGGCCCGTGAAGCCATTCCCGGTGGACAGGTTCGGCCTATTCCGTCTCTTGAAATGCTTTATCCCGAAGTACGCATAGTTCCTGACCGTGACCGTCTGCGCGCCGCAGGTATGTCCAGTCAGGAAATAGGCGAGGCTCTTGACGTACTCATGGATGGTCGCAAGATCGGCGATTATAAAGAGGAAGGTAAAAAGAAAATCGACCTTAAGCTTATGGCTTCTGGGAAAAGGGTAAGTACTCCTGAAGACCTTTACGAATCCCTCGTGGCAACCCCGCAGGGCTGGGCGGTCCCGGTTTCTTCACTTTCCCATCTGGAGCGGACTTACGGTATTACCCAGATCCGCCACCTTGAGCGTCAGAGAACTGTAACCCTGCAGATTACTCCGCCCAAGAGTATGCCTCTTGAACAGGCTATGGATATCGTCCAGAATCAGCTCATTCCCAAGGTTAAGGAAATGGGCCTTATGGATGGCGTGAACGTGCGTATGTCCGGTGCAGCTGATAAGCTGACTCAGACCCGTGAAGCCATGCAGTGGAACTTCCTGCTGGCAGTTGTCATCACCTATCTGCTGATGGCAGCCCTATTCGGAAACTTCATTTACCCGTTTATTATTCTGCTGACCGTACCTCTCGCGGGTGCAGGTGGTTTCCTCGGCCTGAAGCTGGAGAACCTGTTCATCGCTCCGCAGCCGCTGGACGTACTGACCATGCTCGGCTTCGTTATCCTTATCGGGGTTGTTGTTAACAACGCGATTCTCATCGTGCACCAGTCTTTGAACAACGTGCGTAACGAAGGAATGGAACACCGTGAGGCAGTGCTTGAAGCGACCCGTTCAAGGCTGCGTCCTATCTATATGTCAGCCACAACATCCATTTTCGGTATGCTCCCGCTGGCAATCGCCCCCGGTCCCGGTTCGGAACTCTACCGCGGACTCGGAGCAGTTGTTCTTGGCGGGCTTGCTTTGTCCACGGTCTTCACCGTGTTCATGATTCCGGCCCTGCTTATGTTCTTCATTAAAATGGAGAAGATTGGCGGCGGTGAGGTTGAGGCGTAG
- a CDS encoding pyridoxal phosphate-dependent aminotransferase has translation MECISKRACEITPFLVMDVLEKAQEMERQGRSIIHMEIGEPDFDTPECVKHACIKAMEAGETHYTHSLGIPELREAISKYYRDTYGVDVDPGRVIITQGTSPAMLLLFTFILDQGDNIIVSDPCYACYSNFISFSGAEANSIRTFEEDGFQYRPEAIEKAINERTKAILINSPSNPTGTLLSPERMEKIAKMGPWIISDEIYHGLVYGEKEHTILEYTDHAFVLNGFSKLFAMTGWRLGYIIAPEKYVRPMQKLCQNFFISANSMAQYAGVAALTESWDEVNRIKGIYDERRKFLIKRLREIGFEIKVEPTGAFYVLVNMKHLAAKFDGSSLKLAFDILEKAGIGVTPGIDFGEGAEGFIRLSYANSMDNLAEGMDRLERYVKDNS, from the coding sequence ATGGAATGTATTTCAAAAAGAGCCTGTGAAATCACCCCGTTCTTAGTCATGGACGTTCTGGAAAAAGCGCAGGAAATGGAACGGCAGGGCCGCAGCATTATCCACATGGAAATCGGCGAACCGGACTTCGACACTCCTGAATGTGTCAAACATGCCTGCATCAAAGCCATGGAAGCTGGTGAAACCCACTATACCCACAGTCTGGGCATCCCGGAACTACGCGAAGCAATCAGCAAATATTATCGAGATACTTACGGCGTGGATGTCGATCCGGGCCGTGTTATCATCACCCAAGGAACTTCCCCGGCAATGCTGTTGCTCTTCACCTTTATCTTGGATCAGGGAGACAACATTATTGTCTCTGATCCCTGCTATGCCTGCTACAGCAACTTTATTTCCTTCTCCGGGGCCGAAGCAAACAGTATCCGTACTTTTGAAGAGGACGGTTTCCAATACCGCCCGGAAGCAATCGAAAAAGCAATCAATGAACGCACTAAGGCAATCCTGATTAACTCACCCTCCAATCCTACCGGGACTCTGCTCTCACCTGAAAGAATGGAGAAGATTGCCAAGATGGGACCTTGGATCATTTCTGATGAAATATATCACGGTCTTGTATACGGAGAGAAGGAGCACACCATTCTCGAATACACGGACCACGCTTTTGTGCTCAACGGATTCTCCAAGCTTTTCGCCATGACCGGCTGGCGGCTGGGCTACATCATCGCCCCGGAAAAATACGTACGCCCCATGCAGAAGCTCTGCCAGAACTTCTTCATCTCCGCCAATTCCATGGCCCAGTATGCCGGAGTAGCCGCCCTGACCGAATCATGGGATGAGGTAAACCGCATTAAGGGTATCTACGATGAACGCCGCAAGTTCCTGATCAAAAGGCTGCGCGAAATCGGCTTTGAAATCAAAGTCGAACCCACCGGAGCATTCTATGTGCTGGTCAACATGAAACACCTTGCGGCAAAATTTGACGGAAGCTCTCTTAAACTGGCCTTCGACATCCTCGAAAAAGCTGGAATCGGGGTCACTCCCGGCATCGACTTCGGTGAAGGAGCCGAAGGATTCATCCGCTTATCCTACGCTAATTCCATGGATAATCTTGCTGAAGGGATGGATAGATTGGAAAGATATGTGAAAGATAATTCCTGA
- a CDS encoding aminodeoxychorismate/anthranilate synthase component II — translation MNILLIDNNDSFTNNLEHLLAREISGARISVHPYAEVLGYGESFDFSSYALIIISPGPGCPADYPGYEAVIESGLPVLGVCLGMQILNEYFGGRTARLDGCFHGRTERIDFAGHDLAVARYHSLYCAQLGDGLKLLSENSAHVPMAVVHESLPLLGYQFHPESFLTEQPGVFIAYALHHFGLL, via the coding sequence ATGAATATACTTCTTATCGACAATAACGACAGTTTCACCAACAACCTTGAGCATCTGCTGGCCCGTGAGATTTCCGGGGCACGGATTTCTGTGCATCCTTATGCAGAAGTACTGGGGTACGGTGAATCTTTTGATTTCAGCTCTTACGCGCTGATCATAATATCTCCCGGTCCGGGCTGCCCTGCGGACTACCCGGGCTATGAAGCAGTGATTGAATCCGGTTTGCCTGTTTTGGGCGTATGTCTCGGCATGCAGATTCTCAACGAATATTTTGGCGGTCGTACTGCACGGCTGGATGGCTGCTTTCACGGACGAACCGAACGTATAGACTTTGCCGGACATGATCTGGCTGTGGCTAGATATCATTCCTTATACTGTGCGCAGCTTGGAGACGGGCTTAAGTTGCTCAGCGAGAATAGCGCCCACGTTCCCATGGCTGTAGTCCATGAAAGTCTGCCATTGTTAGGCTATCAGTTTCATCCGGAATCATTTTTAACTGAGCAACCCGGAGTATTCATTGCGTACGCCCTCCATCATTTCGGACTCCTGTAG
- a CDS encoding anthranilate synthase component I family protein, with the protein MREHKADVLLGASEFPDSCVSYLGLEPQEELILQSGVSGSDVSLQMKDFCFAEDGPVIGYLSYELGHELRGVESNKAAGFPLMHLKKYRAVLIHDSGKSSLKLLCCDETYRSAIVDSIHKSESIPDVELPSFATDSIRMSLDKQGYEDGVARTLEYIRDGLTYQLNLTTRLSMAGGDLDPVLWFFALHKRYPAPYYALFSSGEKVVVSTSPELFLRVEQGNILSEPIKGTLRFEEYSEELVSSLQSSVKEDSELSMIVDLIRNDISSDCRYGSVVVEDHKSVFAVDNLLQMFSRVRGELAERRDCIDLLLNAFPGGSITGCPKKSSMELIDKLEPHVRGPYCGSIVIINGPQDMVASIPIRTAVYDQNTKELDYWAGSGIVIDSDPEAEYRETIAKAGKILDPESV; encoded by the coding sequence GTGCGTGAGCATAAAGCGGATGTACTGCTCGGTGCCTCTGAATTTCCTGATTCATGCGTGAGTTATCTGGGGCTTGAACCGCAGGAGGAACTTATTCTGCAATCCGGTGTTTCCGGCTCAGATGTCAGTTTACAAATGAAAGATTTCTGCTTTGCCGAAGATGGGCCTGTCATCGGTTATCTTTCGTATGAACTCGGGCATGAATTGCGCGGAGTGGAAAGTAACAAGGCTGCGGGATTTCCATTAATGCATCTGAAAAAGTACCGTGCGGTACTTATACATGACAGTGGTAAATCGTCCCTGAAATTGCTTTGTTGTGATGAAACTTATCGGTCGGCTATTGTTGATTCCATTCATAAATCCGAAAGCATTCCGGATGTCGAACTGCCGTCTTTTGCAACTGATAGTATTCGTATGTCATTGGATAAACAGGGGTATGAAGACGGAGTGGCTCGCACTCTTGAATATATCCGTGACGGCCTGACTTATCAGCTGAACCTGACTACCCGTTTGAGCATGGCTGGTGGGGATCTTGATCCTGTGCTCTGGTTTTTTGCTTTGCACAAACGTTATCCGGCTCCGTATTACGCTCTTTTCAGCAGTGGTGAAAAGGTGGTGGTTTCCACTTCGCCGGAGCTTTTTTTACGGGTTGAGCAGGGTAACATTTTGTCCGAACCCATTAAGGGGACACTCCGTTTTGAGGAGTATTCTGAAGAGTTGGTCAGTTCTCTGCAAAGTTCAGTAAAAGAGGATTCCGAGCTTTCCATGATCGTGGATCTGATCCGCAATGATATTTCATCCGATTGCCGTTACGGATCGGTGGTTGTTGAGGACCATAAATCTGTATTTGCGGTGGACAATCTCTTACAGATGTTCAGCCGGGTACGCGGGGAACTGGCTGAAAGGCGTGATTGCATTGACTTGCTTTTGAACGCATTCCCCGGTGGTTCCATTACCGGATGTCCTAAGAAAAGTTCTATGGAGCTTATCGATAAGCTGGAACCGCATGTGCGTGGTCCGTACTGCGGCAGTATCGTGATCATTAATGGACCGCAGGACATGGTTGCTTCTATTCCCATCAGGACCGCTGTTTACGACCAAAATACAAAAGAACTTGATTACTGGGCCGGAAGCGGCATTGTCATTGATTCCGACCCTGAAGCGGAGTACAGGGAAACCATTGCTAAAGCCGGCAAAATTCTGGACCCGGAGTCTGTATGA
- a CDS encoding aminotransferase class IV has protein sequence MIYFRNGELHENDVCLDLAQPAFRTGFGFFETICWNGSKACHLDLHLERARNSLAEFCVAEEPLDYEAAIEEVVNANGLLNEFARVNIFFPVETDHTQPIVCAVPFEYVPQRTWTIKPNPHIFLTPLMAHKSTNRMDYLNAWKTAQADGFDDALLQDFEGNVLESSFASLLFKAGDTFIEPKTDFKLPGTACIVASRHIEIDSAVINVAQIDGFDHVYALNSLGGMIPVTAIGCIEFEPDFILADGISAKILELKL, from the coding sequence ATGATTTATTTCAGGAATGGTGAGTTGCATGAAAATGATGTTTGTCTCGATTTAGCTCAGCCCGCTTTTAGGACTGGATTCGGATTTTTTGAGACCATCTGTTGGAACGGAAGCAAAGCCTGCCATCTGGATTTGCATCTGGAACGAGCGCGCAATAGCCTTGCTGAATTTTGTGTCGCTGAAGAACCGCTTGATTATGAGGCAGCCATTGAGGAAGTGGTCAACGCGAATGGCCTTTTGAATGAATTTGCCCGCGTTAATATATTTTTCCCGGTTGAAACAGATCATACCCAGCCCATCGTTTGCGCTGTGCCTTTTGAGTATGTTCCGCAACGTACGTGGACCATCAAGCCTAACCCTCATATTTTTCTTACTCCGCTCATGGCTCATAAATCCACCAATCGTATGGATTATCTTAATGCATGGAAGACTGCACAAGCGGACGGTTTTGACGATGCCCTCCTTCAGGATTTCGAAGGTAATGTGCTGGAGTCGTCCTTTGCGTCTCTTTTATTTAAAGCTGGCGATACATTTATCGAGCCGAAAACTGATTTTAAACTTCCCGGTACTGCTTGTATTGTAGCATCTCGTCATATTGAAATTGATTCCGCAGTGATTAACGTGGCTCAAATTGATGGGTTTGATCATGTTTATGCGCTTAATTCACTGGGGGGAATGATTCCGGTCACAGCTATCGGCTGTATCGAATTTGAACCTGATTTTATCTTGGCTGATGGAATAAGCGCAAAAATTCTAGAGCTAAAATTATAA
- a CDS encoding PilZ domain-containing protein has protein sequence MVAGNTKFTVLSCGSLDNLGLQQGESVNIELFTTQERLWGEVVGFKSGVFLSVWLPALREREYQRILADDPDVTVRAKCKDCFICGFRSTVTKAIKYPYPLLYLSYPESFEKVSLRKNERVECFQPVSIVYKGKELQGVFKDISKGGGRISFTLPDGNIFFNMGQDLKADFSFKLHGDGPEISGVGVIRNMVSGSTNVSIGLKFVKFNNGAEGLLEQVVKSFSLHACSI, from the coding sequence ATGGTTGCGGGTAATACAAAGTTCACAGTTCTTTCATGCGGTTCTCTGGATAATCTTGGGCTTCAGCAAGGGGAGAGTGTAAATATTGAACTCTTTACGACTCAGGAGCGTCTTTGGGGAGAGGTTGTCGGTTTCAAGTCCGGAGTCTTTCTTTCTGTGTGGCTTCCTGCTTTGCGGGAAAGGGAGTATCAGCGGATATTGGCAGACGACCCGGATGTTACGGTCAGGGCCAAGTGTAAAGATTGTTTTATATGCGGTTTTCGGTCAACTGTTACTAAAGCGATAAAATATCCTTATCCTCTCCTTTATCTCAGTTATCCAGAATCTTTTGAGAAGGTTAGCTTGCGTAAGAATGAGCGTGTAGAATGTTTTCAGCCGGTTAGCATTGTTTATAAAGGAAAAGAATTACAGGGAGTCTTTAAGGACATTTCCAAGGGGGGAGGAAGGATATCCTTCACCCTTCCTGATGGAAATATTTTCTTTAACATGGGACAGGATTTGAAAGCTGATTTTTCTTTCAAGCTGCATGGCGATGGACCGGAAATCAGCGGAGTAGGTGTTATTCGTAATATGGTCAGTGGATCGACCAATGTTTCCATCGGACTCAAGTTCGTCAAATTTAACAATGGGGCTGAGGGACTGCTGGAACAGGTTGTCAAATCATTCAGCCTGCATGCCTGTTCCATTTAG
- a CDS encoding phosphatidylserine decarboxylase family protein — MTSNRYWTKTIIPFLCSLLLCLGLAVSANGASQHSISKDDPQLIPVVQEFKDLIENDPQLLMLFTQMFEMIPDKPEFKDDPSGNPQIRDYKQMLQKISDISVQAPEFNRTGMVGFPINAILNWPMGTTAGTSAFLDRRVNMQLKKILNQWAVFLGSPDSRYVLNNDPKKGWFGRDAQKAMPGFEKDFICDPSKPYHGFKSWDDFFTRQFRKGRRPVASPKNDAVIANACESAPFNLAGNVKMRDQFWIKGQPYSLYHMLDGDPLAAQFEGGTIYQAFLSALSYHRWHSPVSGKIVKTKLIDGSYYAQSPTAGFDPASPNKSQGYITQVAARALIFIEADNPDIGLMAVMFVGMAEVSSNEITVYEGQLVKKGDQLGMFHFGGSTHVLIFRPEVNLDFDLHGQTPGLESSNIPVRSRIATVRKP, encoded by the coding sequence ATGACATCTAATCGTTATTGGACCAAAACTATTATCCCATTCCTTTGCAGCCTGCTCCTCTGCCTTGGTCTTGCCGTATCCGCAAACGGAGCATCGCAACATTCTATTTCAAAGGATGACCCGCAACTTATTCCGGTCGTTCAAGAGTTCAAGGATCTTATTGAAAACGATCCGCAGCTGCTCATGCTTTTTACTCAAATGTTTGAAATGATCCCGGACAAACCGGAATTTAAAGACGATCCGTCAGGTAATCCACAAATTCGCGACTATAAGCAGATGTTGCAGAAAATAAGTGATATTTCAGTGCAGGCACCGGAATTCAACCGAACCGGAATGGTAGGATTCCCCATCAATGCCATTTTGAACTGGCCCATGGGTACGACAGCCGGGACAAGCGCATTCTTGGACCGCAGAGTGAACATGCAGCTGAAAAAGATACTCAATCAATGGGCTGTATTTCTTGGATCACCTGACTCACGCTATGTCCTCAACAATGATCCGAAGAAAGGATGGTTCGGGCGGGATGCGCAGAAAGCCATGCCAGGATTTGAAAAAGACTTTATCTGCGATCCAAGCAAGCCATACCACGGATTTAAGTCATGGGATGACTTCTTTACCCGCCAGTTCAGAAAAGGAAGACGCCCAGTTGCCTCACCTAAAAACGATGCGGTAATTGCAAACGCCTGCGAATCCGCACCGTTCAATCTGGCTGGAAACGTAAAGATGAGGGATCAATTCTGGATTAAGGGTCAGCCATACTCGCTCTACCATATGCTCGACGGCGACCCGCTGGCTGCACAATTTGAAGGCGGCACAATTTATCAGGCATTTTTGAGCGCGCTGAGCTACCACCGCTGGCACAGTCCGGTAAGTGGAAAGATTGTGAAGACAAAACTGATAGACGGCTCTTACTATGCCCAGTCACCGACAGCAGGATTTGATCCAGCCAGTCCCAACAAATCCCAAGGCTACATAACCCAAGTAGCGGCCCGTGCGCTTATCTTCATTGAAGCTGACAACCCGGATATCGGTTTAATGGCTGTCATGTTCGTAGGAATGGCGGAAGTTTCTTCCAATGAAATAACTGTTTATGAGGGACAGCTTGTAAAGAAAGGAGATCAGCTGGGAATGTTTCATTTTGGAGGCTCAACGCACGTGCTCATCTTCAGGCCCGAAGTTAACCTCGACTTTGACCTGCATGGACAAACTCCCGGACTTGAATCTTCGAACATTCCTGTCCGCTCGCGCATAGCTACCGTCCGCAAACCTTAA
- a CDS encoding glycosyltransferase family 2 protein, with the protein MGSPKVSVTMPCYNCESTVGEAIDSILGQTFENLELLAVDDGSEDNTAQILKKYAARDPRLKPIFLEHQGVVGAANAAINAASGSYIARMDADDLALPERIEKQAELLDCDHETGLTACRVGFGGDREKNGGYAHYVDWINTLVDADEISLNRFVEFPFANPSIMARKELIEKHGPFRDGDFPEDYELVLRWLEAGVKMRKVDEELLIWNDPPDRLSRNHPKYTVEAFYRIKSEYLFNWLQNKLGPNPKVGIIGSGRTSRKRYEILESLGVETAFYVDVDPRKIGMIIHGKKVIGRNELPPAGEIFLLSYVASWGARDEVAEFLDTRGFVMGRDYLLAS; encoded by the coding sequence ATGGGCAGTCCCAAAGTCTCGGTAACCATGCCTTGCTACAATTGCGAGTCAACCGTAGGCGAAGCAATTGACAGCATCCTCGGTCAAACCTTCGAAAACCTCGAACTGCTGGCTGTGGATGACGGTTCCGAGGACAATACTGCCCAAATTCTCAAAAAATACGCCGCCCGTGATCCACGGCTAAAGCCGATCTTTCTTGAGCATCAGGGAGTAGTCGGCGCGGCCAATGCTGCCATTAACGCGGCAAGCGGAAGCTACATAGCCCGCATGGACGCTGACGACTTAGCCCTGCCTGAACGTATAGAAAAACAGGCGGAACTGCTGGACTGCGATCATGAGACCGGACTTACCGCCTGCCGTGTAGGGTTCGGCGGAGACCGGGAAAAGAACGGCGGCTATGCCCATTATGTGGATTGGATCAACACATTGGTTGATGCTGATGAAATTTCCTTGAACCGTTTTGTGGAATTTCCTTTTGCGAATCCTTCCATCATGGCGCGCAAGGAGCTCATTGAAAAGCACGGTCCATTCCGCGATGGAGATTTTCCCGAAGACTACGAACTTGTTTTGCGCTGGCTGGAAGCAGGGGTAAAAATGCGCAAGGTGGATGAAGAACTTCTTATTTGGAATGATCCACCGGACCGCCTGTCCCGCAATCATCCCAAATATACAGTTGAAGCATTCTACCGCATCAAAAGCGAATATCTCTTTAACTGGCTGCAAAATAAGCTCGGACCAAACCCTAAAGTCGGCATTATCGGCTCGGGACGAACCTCCCGCAAGAGGTACGAGATACTGGAAAGCCTCGGGGTGGAAACCGCTTTCTATGTTGACGTTGACCCGCGCAAAATAGGAATGATTATCCACGGCAAAAAAGTCATTGGTCGCAATGAACTGCCCCCGGCAGGAGAAATCTTCCTGCTCTCCTACGTAGCAAGCTGGGGTGCGCGTGACGAAGTAGCTGAATTTCTAGATACACGCGGCTTTGTTATGGGTAGGGATTATCTTTTGGCTTCATAA
- a CDS encoding ATP-binding protein, giving the protein MKCKVCKEKAVVSLPSHNAAFCKEHFNNFFMRQVAQGIKNRNLLEPDDKVLVALSGGKDSLGLMYALSELGYDVTGLHIDLGIYESSIKARAVVEGFCKDKGYPLRVVELEKEGVPMPLIKKHIRRPICAICGKFKRHYFNKVAIEEGYTALATGHNLDDEVARLFANTLRWDQGYLSDQGPVLPAENGFAKKVKPLFRVTEYESAIFSFLADIPYHHLPCPFSSGASFTGHKKLWRDMELRSPGTKRAFYKGFLDRGQPAFAALEKEEKDYEINPCTECGYPTSAGVCSICRIKRQLQESIEQESQGEK; this is encoded by the coding sequence ATGAAATGCAAGGTGTGTAAAGAAAAGGCCGTAGTTTCACTGCCCAGCCATAATGCCGCGTTCTGTAAGGAACATTTTAATAATTTCTTCATGCGTCAGGTTGCGCAAGGCATAAAAAACCGCAATCTTCTTGAACCGGATGACAAAGTGCTGGTCGCCCTTTCCGGCGGCAAGGATTCTCTCGGGCTCATGTACGCATTGTCTGAGCTGGGCTACGATGTAACCGGACTGCATATTGATCTGGGCATTTATGAGTCATCAATCAAGGCACGCGCCGTTGTAGAAGGTTTCTGCAAAGATAAAGGTTACCCGCTGCGTGTGGTGGAGCTGGAAAAAGAAGGCGTGCCCATGCCGCTGATCAAAAAGCACATCCGCCGCCCCATCTGCGCAATCTGTGGTAAATTCAAACGCCACTATTTCAACAAGGTAGCAATTGAAGAGGGTTACACCGCACTTGCCACCGGACATAACCTTGATGACGAAGTGGCCCGTCTCTTCGCCAACACCCTGCGCTGGGATCAAGGCTATCTGTCTGATCAGGGACCGGTACTGCCTGCTGAGAACGGCTTTGCCAAGAAGGTAAAACCTCTTTTCCGGGTTACTGAATATGAAAGTGCCATATTCTCTTTTCTTGCAGATATTCCCTATCATCACCTGCCCTGCCCGTTCAGTTCCGGCGCCAGCTTCACCGGGCACAAAAAGCTCTGGCGTGATATGGAACTTCGCAGCCCCGGCACCAAACGTGCTTTCTACAAAGGCTTCCTTGATCGCGGACAGCCCGCTTTCGCAGCTCTTGAAAAAGAAGAAAAGGACTACGAAATCAATCCCTGCACAGAATGCGGCTATCCCACTTCGGCGGGAGTTTGCAGCATTTGCAGAATCAAACGCCAGTTGCAGGAATCTATCGAACAGGAATCTCAAGGAGAGAAGTAA